In the Salinirubrum litoreum genome, one interval contains:
- a CDS encoding glutamate--tRNA ligase codes for MDSELRERVEAEAEKHALLNAVKYDSDADVGAVMGPLMGENPDFRPHGDEIPGVVGGVVSRVNGMDRDERIARLEELAPEEMDEILAEDEGDDALLPDLPNAEEYDQIRMRLAPNPNGPWHLGNARMPAVIGTYKEMYDGWMLCRFDDTDPETKRPDLDAYDGILDAIDYLGFEPDEVIRASDRVETYYDHARELIDMGGAYTCSCPQGEFSDLKNSGEACPHRDKDPETTREEFAAMIDGEYESGEMVLRVRTDIEHKNPALRDWVAFRMIDTPHPREEAADYRCWPMLDFQSGIDDHLTGITHIIRGIDLQDSAKRQQFVYDYFGWEYPEVIHWGHVQIDAYDVKMSTSTIKQLIADGDLDGWDDPRAPTLASLQRRGIRGPAIVEAMTALGTSTSNVDLSMSAVYAANRERVDPEADRYFLVRDGREVPVIGGPEAGHPPYHPEHEERGRREVPVPGAVQIEAEDLPPNGKRVWLKGYGCVRHTRDAFEYVGDDIAAVREEGVPVIHWVPADDTVPVRMRTPEGDVTGEAEPDFADTEVDDVIQFERVGFARVDAHGDDESVVYWTHE; via the coding sequence ATGGATTCTGAGCTTCGGGAGCGCGTCGAGGCGGAAGCCGAGAAACACGCGCTGTTGAACGCGGTGAAGTACGACAGCGACGCGGACGTGGGTGCCGTGATGGGGCCGCTGATGGGCGAGAACCCGGACTTCCGCCCCCACGGCGACGAGATTCCCGGCGTTGTCGGCGGCGTCGTGAGTCGCGTCAACGGGATGGATCGGGACGAACGCATCGCTCGACTCGAAGAACTCGCACCGGAGGAGATGGACGAGATTCTCGCCGAAGACGAGGGAGACGACGCCCTCCTGCCGGACCTGCCGAACGCCGAGGAGTACGACCAGATCCGGATGCGCCTCGCGCCGAACCCGAACGGGCCGTGGCACCTCGGCAACGCCCGGATGCCGGCGGTCATCGGGACGTACAAGGAGATGTACGACGGCTGGATGCTCTGCCGGTTCGACGACACCGACCCGGAGACCAAACGCCCCGACCTCGACGCCTACGACGGGATCCTCGACGCCATCGACTACCTCGGCTTCGAACCGGACGAGGTCATCCGCGCCTCCGACCGCGTCGAGACCTACTACGACCACGCCCGCGAGTTGATCGACATGGGCGGGGCCTACACCTGTTCGTGTCCGCAGGGCGAGTTCTCCGACCTGAAGAACAGCGGCGAGGCCTGCCCGCACCGCGACAAAGATCCCGAGACGACCCGCGAGGAGTTCGCGGCGATGATCGACGGCGAGTACGAGTCCGGCGAGATGGTCCTCCGTGTCCGGACCGACATCGAGCACAAGAACCCCGCGCTGCGCGACTGGGTCGCCTTCCGGATGATCGACACCCCGCACCCCCGCGAGGAAGCCGCCGACTACCGGTGCTGGCCGATGCTCGACTTCCAGTCCGGGATCGACGACCACCTGACCGGGATCACCCACATCATCCGGGGGATCGACCTGCAGGACTCCGCGAAGCGCCAGCAGTTCGTCTACGACTACTTCGGCTGGGAGTACCCCGAGGTGATCCACTGGGGCCACGTGCAGATCGACGCCTACGACGTGAAGATGTCCACCTCGACGATCAAACAACTCATCGCGGACGGTGACCTCGACGGCTGGGACGACCCCCGTGCGCCGACGCTCGCCAGCCTGCAGCGCAGAGGCATCCGCGGCCCGGCGATCGTGGAGGCGATGACGGCGCTCGGCACCTCCACCTCGAACGTCGATCTCTCGATGTCGGCGGTCTACGCCGCGAACCGCGAACGCGTCGATCCAGAGGCGGACCGCTACTTCCTCGTCCGCGATGGGAGAGAGGTGCCCGTGATCGGCGGTCCTGAGGCGGGCCACCCGCCGTACCACCCGGAACACGAGGAGCGCGGCCGGCGCGAGGTGCCGGTGCCCGGCGCGGTACAGATCGAAGCCGAGGACCTCCCGCCGAACGGGAAGCGGGTCTGGCTGAAGGGGTACGGCTGTGTCCGCCACACCCGCGACGCCTTCGAGTACGTCGGCGACGACATCGCGGCGGTCCGCGAGGAGGGCGTCCCGGTGATCCACTGGGTGCCGGCCGACGACACCGTCCCGGTCCGGATGCGAACGCCCGAGGGTGACGTGACCGGCGAGGCGGAACCCGACTTCGCCGACACCGAGGTCGACGACGTGATCCAGTTCGAGCGCGTCGGCTTCGCCCGCGTCGACGCCCACGGCGACGACGAGTCGGTCGTCTACTGGACGCACGAGTAG
- a CDS encoding helix-turn-helix domain-containing protein — translation MSHARMTVTLPEMVWIGAVSQTYPDVTFEVLAALPADDRGVGLVELSGRDVLSAVAAMEDHEAVTSLSIVGTTPEEAVIQFETTEPLLLFSARESGLPLQPPITIRDGTATLELTTSRDRLAAMADQLDAMGLDYHVEWIKESVDPERVLTARQRELVLEAVEAGYYDSPRDCTLTELADDLGLAASTLSETLHRAEGKVVREFVADLSGATDDLRE, via the coding sequence ATGTCGCACGCTCGGATGACGGTCACGTTGCCGGAGATGGTCTGGATCGGCGCAGTCTCGCAGACGTACCCCGACGTGACGTTCGAGGTGTTGGCCGCGCTCCCCGCCGACGACCGAGGCGTCGGTCTCGTGGAACTGTCGGGGAGAGACGTCCTGTCGGCGGTCGCGGCGATGGAAGACCACGAGGCGGTGACGAGTCTGTCAATCGTCGGGACGACTCCCGAGGAGGCGGTGATCCAGTTCGAGACGACCGAACCGCTGTTGCTGTTCTCCGCTCGTGAGTCCGGCCTCCCCCTCCAGCCACCGATCACCATCCGGGACGGGACGGCGACGCTGGAACTCACGACCTCGCGGGACCGACTCGCCGCGATGGCCGACCAACTGGACGCGATGGGACTCGACTACCACGTCGAGTGGATCAAGGAGTCGGTCGACCCCGAACGCGTGCTCACTGCCCGGCAGCGAGAACTCGTCCTCGAAGCGGTCGAGGCGGGCTACTACGACTCGCCGCGTGACTGCACGCTGACCGAACTCGCCGACGACCTCGGTCTGGCGGCCTCGACGCTGAGCGAGACGCTCCACCGGGCCGAGGGAAAGGTCGTCCGGGAGTTCGTCGCCGACCTGTCGGGCGCGACCGACGACCTCCGGGAGTGA
- a CDS encoding CGCGG family rSAM-modified RiPP protein: MDTESVHDGSWSKNLETETYADDEERLLEDAVAAVAATRPGHHVNLVTHSAHGHPRQYLYEELTAVFGDAVDAEYVEQCGCGGHVTRVAVEGEIDRRE; this comes from the coding sequence ATGGACACGGAGTCAGTACACGACGGGTCGTGGTCGAAGAACCTGGAGACGGAGACGTACGCCGACGACGAGGAGCGACTCCTCGAAGACGCCGTCGCGGCGGTCGCGGCCACACGGCCCGGCCACCACGTGAACCTCGTCACGCACTCGGCCCACGGGCATCCCCGCCAGTATCTGTACGAGGAACTGACGGCCGTCTTCGGCGACGCCGTCGACGCCGAGTACGTCGAACAGTGTGGCTGTGGCGGCCACGTCACTCGCGTCGCTGTCGAGGGAGAGATCGACCGTCGAGAGTAA
- a CDS encoding uracil-DNA glycosylase family protein encodes MENVTDRISNPFDMRPDCEQFVPGYGDANAEFHVIGDHPGVHGGADTGVPFTNEAGLRLQSALADAGLLRETGDDPSVSKTFLSYIHMCVSEDPPTDDDYGDMERFFDAELRAIAAHVLLPVGARATRHVLQTYSARAGKVSSDMDDLHGTEILGAGFLILPIKDPAEWVEGDHDRLVAGLRELQRTDFRREVDLGRFLAGDDPYMVR; translated from the coding sequence GTGGAGAACGTCACCGACCGTATCTCGAACCCCTTCGACATGCGACCGGACTGCGAGCAGTTCGTCCCCGGCTACGGCGACGCCAACGCCGAGTTCCACGTGATCGGCGACCACCCCGGCGTCCACGGCGGGGCCGACACCGGCGTCCCGTTCACCAACGAGGCGGGCCTGCGACTCCAGTCCGCACTCGCCGACGCCGGACTTCTCCGGGAGACCGGCGACGACCCGAGCGTCTCGAAGACGTTCCTCTCGTACATCCACATGTGCGTCTCGGAGGACCCGCCGACCGACGACGACTACGGCGACATGGAACGCTTCTTCGACGCCGAACTCCGGGCCATCGCGGCCCACGTCCTCCTGCCGGTCGGTGCCCGCGCGACACGGCACGTCCTCCAGACCTACTCCGCGCGCGCCGGGAAGGTCTCCTCGGACATGGACGACCTCCACGGGACCGAGATCCTCGGTGCCGGCTTCCTGATCCTCCCGATCAAGGACCCCGCAGAGTGGGTCGAGGGCGACCACGACCGACTCGTCGCCGGCCTCCGGGAACTCCAGCGCACCGACTTCCGGCGCGAGGTCGACCTCGGTCGGTTCCTCGCCGGCGACGACCCGTACATGGTTCGGTGA
- a CDS encoding CopG family ribbon-helix-helix protein has product MRTSLNVPEDVLTEFDAVWQAEGLASRSRAIREAMQEYVESHSRLEATSGEIAAVVAFDYQHDPVIRDLHTVQHEFQDVITTTSHVHQGDWCLETVFCRGAAGRVRRLVYRLRDFDAVARVSVLSLSTETGEEPHEHGTVDDHDHESTE; this is encoded by the coding sequence ATGCGAACGAGTCTGAACGTCCCCGAGGACGTGCTCACGGAGTTCGACGCGGTCTGGCAGGCCGAGGGGTTGGCCTCGCGGTCGCGTGCGATCCGGGAGGCGATGCAGGAGTACGTCGAGTCGCACAGTCGACTGGAGGCGACGAGCGGTGAGATCGCCGCCGTCGTCGCGTTCGACTACCAGCACGACCCCGTGATCCGCGACCTCCACACCGTCCAACACGAGTTTCAGGACGTGATCACGACGACGAGCCACGTCCACCAGGGCGACTGGTGTCTGGAGACCGTCTTCTGTCGCGGCGCTGCGGGGCGGGTCCGCCGACTCGTCTACCGGTTGCGGGACTTCGACGCCGTGGCTCGCGTCTCGGTGCTGTCGCTCTCGACCGAGACCGGAGAGGAACCGCACGAGCACGGGACGGTCGACGATCACGATCACGAATCGACCGAGTGA
- a CDS encoding cold-shock protein, whose amino-acid sequence MAKGTVAFFNDTGGYGFIETEDADDDVFFHMEDVGGPDLEEGQEVEFEIEQADKGPRAKNLTRL is encoded by the coding sequence ATGGCGAAAGGTACGGTTGCGTTCTTCAACGACACAGGCGGTTACGGCTTCATCGAGACAGAGGATGCGGACGACGACGTGTTCTTCCACATGGAAGATGTCGGCGGCCCGGACCTCGAAGAGGGCCAGGAAGTAGAGTTCGAGATCGAACAGGCGGACAAAGGGCCGCGCGCGAAGAACCTCACTCGGCTGTAG
- a CDS encoding rubrerythrin-like domain-containing protein codes for MRERSSYECRECSHRVASISYRAACPECGSDLQRARQYGT; via the coding sequence ATGCGTGAACGTTCGTCGTACGAGTGTCGGGAGTGTTCCCACCGCGTCGCGTCGATATCGTACCGGGCGGCCTGCCCGGAGTGCGGTTCCGATCTCCAGCGGGCGCGACAGTACGGAACCTGA
- a CDS encoding MaoC/PaaZ C-terminal domain-containing protein, which produces MPYSYEPHHFEDFEVGETFESVGRTVTETDLVMHSAFTGDWTELHSNAHYAEEGHFGERVAHGPMTFVLATGFVYRCGFLERTVVAFLGMNYMNIPAPVKVGDTVSMDMEVIETKELSSRDDAGLVVIDSTVTNQDDETVFEGDMKFMVKRRD; this is translated from the coding sequence ATGCCTTACAGCTACGAACCGCACCACTTCGAGGACTTCGAGGTCGGCGAGACGTTCGAGAGCGTCGGCCGGACGGTGACCGAGACCGACCTGGTGATGCACTCGGCGTTCACCGGGGATTGGACCGAGCTCCACAGCAACGCCCACTACGCCGAGGAGGGACACTTCGGCGAACGCGTCGCACACGGGCCGATGACGTTCGTGCTCGCCACCGGCTTCGTCTACCGGTGTGGCTTCCTCGAACGCACCGTGGTCGCCTTCCTCGGGATGAACTACATGAACATCCCCGCGCCGGTGAAGGTCGGCGACACCGTCTCGATGGACATGGAAGTGATCGAGACGAAGGAACTCTCCTCGCGGGACGACGCCGGACTGGTGGTCATCGACTCCACGGTCACGAACCAGGACGACGAGACGGTCTTCGAGGGCGACATGAAGTTCATGGTGAAGCGCCGAGACTGA
- a CDS encoding DUF456 family protein: MSTLPVLLALLLLSAGVVASVLPAVPAGLLSLAGVYSYWALTGFSDPGPLLLLSFTTVGVTAVGVEQFAGPISAAAGGASPRTSALSAVVGLVLFAVTGPVGILLGVVGTVFTLEYHETGDVEASASAATTTILGMLASAGVLLLLTLSLLVGVVLFVVLL, encoded by the coding sequence GTGTCCACACTCCCCGTCCTCCTCGCCCTGCTCCTCCTCTCGGCCGGCGTCGTCGCCAGCGTCCTCCCCGCCGTCCCGGCCGGACTGCTCTCGCTCGCCGGCGTCTACAGCTACTGGGCCCTGACCGGCTTCTCGGACCCCGGCCCACTCCTGCTCCTGTCGTTCACCACGGTCGGCGTGACGGCAGTCGGCGTCGAACAGTTCGCCGGCCCCATCTCGGCGGCGGCCGGTGGGGCCTCGCCCCGGACGAGCGCGCTGTCGGCCGTCGTGGGGCTGGTCCTGTTCGCGGTCACGGGACCGGTCGGCATCCTGCTCGGCGTCGTCGGCACCGTCTTCACGCTGGAGTACCACGAGACGGGCGACGTGGAAGCGAGCGCGTCGGCCGCGACGACCACGATTCTCGGGATGCTCGCCTCGGCGGGTGTCCTCCTGCTGTTGACGCTCTCGCTACTCGTCGGCGTCGTGCTGTTCGTCGTTCTGCTGTAG
- a CDS encoding DUF456 domain-containing protein: MVTTLAWVAVGLLVLGVVGSLIPGLPGALLSLAGVYLFWWQSGYTEPGLFVLLGLTLVGLVTIAVDWLAGALAAKASGASTTTTLLAGLAGFVLLFVAGPVGVILGIAGVVFAVEFSRGGDAEASLRSAAITTLGMLGSNLVQALLTGSMLVVMVVVVFL, translated from the coding sequence ATGGTCACGACGTTGGCGTGGGTCGCCGTGGGACTGCTCGTTTTAGGCGTCGTGGGGAGTCTGATCCCCGGGCTTCCGGGTGCGCTCCTCTCGCTGGCCGGCGTCTACCTGTTCTGGTGGCAGTCGGGCTACACGGAGCCAGGGCTGTTCGTCCTCCTCGGCTTGACGCTGGTCGGACTGGTGACGATCGCGGTCGACTGGCTGGCGGGCGCGCTGGCGGCGAAGGCGAGTGGTGCCTCGACGACCACCACTCTCCTCGCCGGACTCGCCGGCTTCGTCCTGCTGTTCGTCGCCGGCCCGGTCGGCGTGATCCTCGGTATCGCGGGTGTCGTCTTCGCCGTCGAGTTCTCCCGAGGTGGCGACGCGGAGGCGAGTCTGCGCAGTGCCGCGATCACGACGCTCGGGATGCTCGGCTCCAACCTCGTGCAGGCGCTCCTCACCGGGTCGATGCTCGTCGTGATGGTGGTCGTCGTCTTCCTGTGA
- a CDS encoding 4Fe-4S dicluster domain-containing protein: MPIDPEFTEHREVVDEHEGHDVWGPVEEPETLGIHGTHVAVDFDICIADGACLEDCPVDVFEWVDSPGHPESEIKADPTHEGQCIDCMLCVDVCPVDAIDVDAGRQGRV; encoded by the coding sequence ATGCCAATCGACCCCGAGTTCACGGAACACAGAGAGGTAGTGGACGAACACGAGGGCCACGACGTGTGGGGGCCCGTAGAGGAACCAGAGACACTCGGTATCCACGGGACCCACGTCGCGGTGGACTTCGACATCTGCATCGCCGACGGGGCCTGTCTGGAGGACTGCCCGGTCGACGTGTTCGAGTGGGTCGACTCGCCCGGACACCCCGAGAGCGAGATCAAAGCGGACCCGACCCACGAGGGACAGTGCATCGACTGTATGCTCTGTGTCGACGTGTGCCCGGTGGACGCCATCGACGTGGACGCGGGCCGACAGGGGCGGGTGTGA
- a CDS encoding electron transfer flavoprotein subunit beta/FixA family protein yields MRYVVLTKGVPDFREGKVSFDEDGHLERGKTPTVMNPNDKHALRAALQTKVRHGGHLSLMSMGPPGYEDVLREGMADVYADDLYLLSDRALAASDTWATAITLSTGVSKLDEQPDIVFAGFKTADGETGHTGPQACWCEDWPIVTHVVALDVDEEEGMLRAKRLVEGDVDEIETVEAPLPAFVVADPEFEPSYTRAEHRLRYRDLREETQARAEHYEEHLTTWNHVDLNLDPDYIGLDGSPTIVSSVDPIPKAPAEREATMVDPSDTEGMRAVVDELTPFAGGD; encoded by the coding sequence ATGCGCTACGTCGTACTCACCAAGGGCGTCCCGGACTTCCGTGAGGGGAAGGTCTCCTTCGACGAGGACGGCCACCTCGAACGCGGGAAGACGCCGACCGTGATGAACCCGAACGACAAACACGCCCTCCGCGCCGCACTCCAGACCAAGGTGCGACACGGCGGCCACCTCTCGCTGATGAGCATGGGGCCGCCGGGGTACGAAGACGTGCTCCGCGAGGGGATGGCGGACGTGTACGCGGACGACCTCTACCTGCTCTCGGATCGAGCACTCGCCGCCTCGGACACGTGGGCGACCGCGATCACGCTCTCGACCGGCGTCTCGAAACTCGACGAGCAACCGGACATCGTCTTTGCCGGTTTCAAGACCGCAGACGGCGAGACCGGCCACACCGGACCGCAGGCCTGCTGGTGTGAGGACTGGCCCATCGTCACCCACGTCGTCGCACTGGACGTGGACGAGGAGGAAGGGATGCTCCGCGCGAAACGACTCGTGGAAGGCGACGTCGACGAGATCGAGACCGTCGAGGCACCGCTCCCGGCGTTCGTGGTCGCCGACCCGGAGTTCGAACCCTCGTACACCCGCGCCGAGCACCGCCTCCGGTATCGCGACCTGCGCGAGGAGACGCAGGCCCGCGCCGAGCACTACGAGGAGCACCTGACGACGTGGAACCACGTCGACCTGAACCTCGACCCGGACTACATCGGCCTCGACGGCTCCCCGACGATCGTCTCGTCGGTCGACCCGATCCCGAAGGCACCGGCCGAACGGGAGGCGACGATGGTCGATCCGAGCGACACCGAGGGGATGCGCGCCGTGGTGGACGAACTGACGCCGTTCGCGGGAGGTGACTGA
- a CDS encoding electron transfer flavoprotein subunit alpha/FixB family protein, giving the protein MPLDPNDYDISELGPALKDVEDVDELREILAAEEAGQDRVGAKKLIESRIEKFADDGEDAGDGELDPSEMSLADLGNAIRKIEDTDRLREVLDAEESGANRDGAKRLISQRIESLTETEEDDGDGDTDEERLSPEEKHPDLDHPTADKRHVRALDGGEYRDMWVYCETQGGDLLSVSREMLGKARELMDDYNARYVGDDEADERVVAVLIGDGVSELADECIALGADVVVHYEDERLDRFVHKPYTEVFCEMARWHAEPPDATGVEGTDPDPTDWRDYDEPRYVLFPATNNGRDLSAMVQAELDSGLASDCSGLYIEDTEISNPAKTGEPGTTKTFRRVLHMKRPDFSGFEYSTILCLDAPDREFHPQGGSVIPGSFDVPDPNPEREGEVIAFETDVPDDWLRVRVTEHDRLDEGVDLTGHDVIVAVGRGIGADPTRGMELAVELADAFEDAEVGVSRGIVTGSYQFDAHVEQYTHEDRQIGETGQIVEPKIYIGAGISGAVQHKVGMDESDTIIAVNTDPDARIRDFSDYFVEGDLFEVLPRLTEAVETGELDLAAMADGGRRRSPETDGGPETTGEEGGDADV; this is encoded by the coding sequence GTGCCACTCGACCCGAACGACTACGACATCTCCGAACTCGGCCCCGCGCTGAAGGACGTCGAGGACGTGGACGAACTCCGCGAGATTCTGGCCGCCGAGGAGGCCGGGCAGGACCGCGTCGGTGCGAAGAAACTCATCGAGAGTCGGATCGAGAAGTTCGCGGACGACGGCGAGGACGCCGGGGACGGCGAACTCGACCCGAGCGAGATGAGCCTCGCAGACCTCGGGAACGCGATCCGGAAGATCGAGGACACGGACCGGCTCCGAGAGGTGCTGGACGCCGAGGAGAGTGGAGCGAACAGAGACGGCGCGAAACGACTCATCAGTCAGCGTATCGAGTCGCTGACCGAGACCGAGGAGGACGACGGCGACGGGGACACGGACGAGGAGCGACTGAGCCCCGAGGAGAAACACCCGGATCTCGACCACCCGACCGCCGACAAGCGGCACGTCAGGGCGCTCGACGGGGGCGAGTACCGCGACATGTGGGTCTACTGTGAGACGCAGGGCGGTGACCTGCTGTCCGTCTCGCGGGAGATGCTCGGGAAGGCCCGCGAGTTGATGGACGACTACAACGCCCGGTACGTCGGCGACGACGAGGCGGACGAACGCGTGGTCGCCGTCCTCATCGGCGACGGCGTGAGCGAACTCGCCGACGAGTGCATCGCCCTCGGTGCGGACGTGGTCGTCCACTACGAAGACGAGCGACTGGACCGCTTCGTCCACAAGCCGTACACCGAGGTCTTCTGCGAGATGGCGCGGTGGCACGCAGAGCCGCCGGACGCGACCGGCGTCGAGGGGACGGACCCAGACCCGACCGACTGGCGCGACTACGACGAACCGCGCTACGTCCTGTTCCCTGCGACGAACAACGGGCGGGACCTCTCGGCGATGGTGCAGGCCGAGTTGGACTCGGGGCTGGCGTCCGACTGCTCCGGTCTCTACATCGAGGACACGGAAATCTCGAACCCCGCGAAGACCGGCGAACCGGGGACGACGAAGACGTTCCGCCGAGTCCTGCACATGAAGCGGCCGGACTTCTCGGGGTTCGAGTACTCGACGATCCTCTGTCTCGACGCGCCCGACCGGGAGTTCCACCCGCAGGGCGGGTCCGTGATTCCGGGCAGTTTCGACGTGCCGGACCCGAATCCCGAACGCGAGGGCGAGGTGATCGCCTTCGAGACCGACGTGCCCGACGACTGGTTGCGGGTCCGGGTGACAGAACACGACCGACTCGACGAGGGTGTCGACCTGACCGGCCACGACGTGATCGTCGCAGTCGGTCGGGGCATCGGCGCGGACCCGACACGCGGGATGGAACTCGCGGTCGAACTCGCGGACGCCTTCGAGGACGCCGAGGTCGGCGTCTCGCGTGGCATCGTGACCGGGTCGTACCAGTTCGACGCGCACGTCGAGCAGTACACCCACGAGGACCGCCAGATCGGCGAGACCGGGCAGATCGTCGAACCGAAGATCTACATCGGGGCCGGCATCTCCGGGGCGGTCCAGCACAAGGTCGGCATGGACGAGTCGGACACGATCATCGCGGTCAACACTGACCCCGACGCCCGCATCCGCGACTTCTCGGACTACTTCGTCGAGGGCGACCTGTTCGAGGTCCTGCCCCGACTGACCGAGGCGGTCGAGACCGGCGAACTGGACCTCGCGGCGATGGCAGACGGCGGTCGTCGCCGGTCGCCGGAGACCGACGGTGGTCCTGAGACCACCGGTGAAGAAGGGGGTGACGCCGATGTCTGA
- a CDS encoding FAD-dependent oxidoreductase, with translation MSDDYEHYEAVVVGGGPGGAAAAARLADHGVETLLLERGVDAGSKNVSGGLIYAEESAPYTIDDLFPDFREAASERPITRYYIHNVAGTSVETFNLTDLHEHDTQWSDSVLRRRMDSWLAERVHERCRETGGGVLTEVRVNGLLREDGEIVGVTCDELDPIRADTIVAADGVNSELARDAGLMDWEDPGEWFQGVKAVVDMDPKVVDDRFDIDADEGVAHLFSGDLFQNVRGGGFLYTNEDSLSIGSVFHLDSIVAEAAEPHELLDALLTHPLLGRWLGDDYDEREYSAKLVPDSKKVALRQPHEGRLLVVGDAAGQMQAQGPIIKGMNHAVTAGALAADAVNEARESGRVETAGSRYAQKLDDSGTMAKLRPRRYELTSSIAEHDTVASVTDRLIESPVGRLGVKALGGQLERLYNSPLLTGMIPDTETPYVTLPTVIAQELGTPVRARNDVHPPDLVDRIGGLTYDTDVGNPHIRVTDNSMAASGAAVTACPVSAKGFGGGCYREETIRTNGSEEQVVSLDTQPCVECGTCAVVADTEWEHPRGGKGVAFRDG, from the coding sequence ATGTCTGACGACTACGAGCACTACGAGGCGGTCGTCGTCGGTGGCGGTCCCGGCGGGGCGGCCGCAGCGGCACGCCTCGCGGATCACGGCGTCGAGACGCTCCTGCTCGAACGCGGCGTCGACGCAGGGTCGAAGAACGTCTCGGGCGGCCTCATCTACGCCGAGGAGTCCGCGCCGTACACCATCGACGACCTGTTCCCGGACTTCCGCGAGGCGGCCTCCGAGCGCCCGATCACGCGGTACTACATCCACAACGTCGCCGGCACGTCGGTCGAGACGTTCAACCTGACCGACCTGCACGAACACGACACCCAGTGGTCCGACAGCGTCCTCCGCCGGCGGATGGACTCGTGGCTCGCAGAGCGCGTCCACGAACGCTGTCGGGAGACCGGCGGCGGCGTCCTGACCGAGGTCCGGGTGAACGGCCTCCTGCGCGAGGACGGCGAGATAGTCGGCGTCACGTGCGACGAACTCGACCCCATCCGCGCGGACACCATCGTCGCGGCCGACGGCGTCAACTCCGAACTCGCACGGGACGCCGGCCTGATGGACTGGGAGGACCCCGGCGAGTGGTTCCAGGGCGTGAAGGCGGTCGTCGACATGGACCCGAAAGTCGTCGACGACCGGTTCGACATCGACGCCGACGAGGGGGTCGCCCACCTGTTCTCGGGCGACCTGTTCCAGAACGTCCGGGGCGGCGGCTTCCTCTACACGAACGAAGACTCGCTGTCCATCGGCTCCGTCTTCCACCTCGACAGCATCGTCGCGGAGGCGGCCGAACCGCACGAACTACTGGACGCTCTGCTGACCCACCCACTGCTCGGGCGCTGGCTCGGCGACGACTACGACGAGCGAGAGTACTCCGCGAAACTCGTCCCGGACTCGAAGAAGGTCGCGCTCCGCCAGCCACACGAGGGTCGCCTGCTGGTCGTCGGCGACGCGGCCGGCCAGATGCAGGCGCAGGGGCCGATCATCAAGGGGATGAACCACGCCGTCACTGCGGGGGCACTCGCGGCCGACGCGGTGAACGAAGCCCGCGAATCCGGGCGCGTCGAGACGGCCGGCAGCCGCTACGCCCAGAAGTTGGACGACAGCGGGACGATGGCGAAACTCCGTCCCCGGCGCTACGAACTCACGAGTTCGATCGCGGAACACGATACCGTCGCGTCGGTGACGGATCGACTGATCGAGTCGCCGGTCGGTCGCCTCGGCGTGAAGGCGCTCGGCGGGCAACTGGAGCGGCTCTACAACTCGCCGCTCCTGACGGGGATGATCCCCGACACCGAGACGCCGTACGTCACCCTGCCGACCGTCATCGCGCAGGAACTCGGGACGCCGGTCCGGGCGCGGAACGACGTCCACCCGCCGGACCTCGTGGACCGGATCGGCGGGCTGACCTACGACACCGACGTCGGCAACCCGCACATCCGGGTGACGGACAACTCGATGGCCGCGAGTGGTGCGGCCGTCACTGCCTGCCCGGTCTCGGCGAAGGGCTTCGGCGGCGGCTGCTACCGCGAGGAGACGATCAGGACGAACGGGTCCGAGGAGCAGGTCGTCAGTCTCGACACCCAGCCCTGCGTCGAGTGTGGCACCTGCGCCGTGGTCGCCGACACCGAGTGGGAACACCCGCGCGGTGGCAAGGGGGTGGCCTTCCGCGACGGATGA